The genomic DNA TGTGCTGAACTAGGATTTTCCAGGTAAGAAGCTGGGCAGGTGCCTAAGTGAAGTGGGTTGAAATTGTTGTTGCTGCACAGGGGAAGTTGGACAGCACCAAGGTTCAGGGCCTCTCTCTCCACATAAAACACCATCCACAAGCAGTCTGCCCTGGGCTTCTGTTTGCTCCTCCTTTCTCACTTGGAAGCCAACAGAATGGTGCATAAACAGACCAGCAGCAGTCCCTGATTGTTGTCTTGGTAGCAGTGATCCCACACTGCCTACAGCAAACTGGTTTGGcttgagcagctcctggttGACTGGATCAACTAACTCATGCTGGAGATCATCTCCAGCTTCTCCAGAAGGGACTCATGTTTTCACTAAGTCCTGGCAAAGGTTTGAGTAGACACGGATTGTTTCCTGCTCTTGGAAATTAACTTTGTGTTGGCGGACATGTCAGTACCATTTAAATCCTAGAGAGTCCAAGTGGTCCAAGTGGAAGTTAGTATGCTGATTTTTGAAAGGGCagacttgaaaaaaattaggacacTTAAGATGGAAACTCTCAAGGTCAGAGACATGAGCAAGGCCTGGGTTTCTCTAAGTCACAGCTGCAAAAGTGAGCTGGAATTTTAGCCTGGCAGGATCTGGCTGCACACGTCCAAGTACCAAGTGAAGATTTCCATCGAGGTATGGCCAACAAATGTAGTGAATGCTGTATCTCCAGACTGAAGTTACTCTTGTTGCTCTTTCTTCTTACAGGCCTGTATCCAGGAAGGTGATGGCTGAAAACTGGCAGGGACAGATTCGGAAAAGTGGTCTGAGGCAaaagctgtgtttgtgcaaGAAAGTTTTGATCCAGAGGTGACCATGTGAAGAGGCTGAGTGTGTCAGAAAGATAAAACTGAGACCTGTTTGCCAACAGATGGATCAGGATCCAAATGAATCACCAAAAAGTGAGTAAAGCTCCCCACTGTGTTTCAGCTAATTTGAATATCTGTTTGACcaggttttttttctacaaaaagGTGGGCAGGACCATTTATAAATGCACCTGCACCTGTTCTGTGGTGAGGAAAAAGCCCCTGCACTCATACGCAGAACTGCTCTTGCTGGGAGGTGTGCATGCCTGATTTATCAGGCTCTGATAAATGGCCTACACTAATTCCTGTGTCTCAGTACTCTCTTCTTATGGCAGGGTTCCCTGCAGCTCATAAAAGCGGATTGTTTCCCTGTGGGTCAGTATTAATGTCATTTTCCCTTGGGAAGGGTgggaggctgggctggtgctCTGCTGTGGCTGACAGACACAAAAACACACGATGACAATGCAGAGGTGAGCAAGTACAGACTGCATTGAGCTCTCTTAGGGAGGGATCCCCAGGTGttgaaaaatcagaattacTCCGTTTCTGGGACGCAAGGATCTCTTGGCATAATGGGATAGATTCAAGGAGTGCAGAGGTGATCAAGCAGCAGCTGCCGAGCTGTGCAGCCTGAAGCAGAAGTGCGATTCGTTGACGGGACAGGTCATGTCCAAACCTCGGAGGTGTCCGCAGAGGTTTGCAAATACTTCTGCTTCTCTCAGAGTTTGATCGGGTCTTAGGGAACGGAGTATCAAGTTTTGGTTACAAGGGCACAGGTGTAAGGTGTGCTCTCCATCTGTTTTTTCCCTCGCCGTAAGATGACCGCACAGACAGCAGCTGTACTGGCTGGACTTctagaggaagaaaaaactctgaggaggaaacaaaaggctttttcttattttcttttttttttttccccacgtGGCATCATTGCTTGCTGAGCGCTGCCCCAGCTGGAACGCCACCTCCCCGCGGGGCATCCCCCGCTTCCCCGGGGGCGTGCCCACGCTGCGGCCCTGGAACAGGAAGGGCTCGGAGCGAGCGGAAGGGACGCAGCGGAAGGGGAAGCGCGGCGGGGGCATCAGGAGCCATGCGGACCCGGCGCGGCACCGTCCTGCGGCCGCGGGCCGAGCCCGCCGAGCCCGACGATGATCCCGCCGAGGTGCCCGGCGGCCGCGCCGGCCCCGAGGAGCTGGCGGACGATGTGGAGCGCTTCCACGAGGAACAGTTCCGCGCCGTGATGGCCGCCCTGGACAGCGGCGACGAGGCCGGGGACAgcgaggaagaggaggaggaggaggtgctgggtCTGCAGCTGCCCGAGGACagcgaggaggaggatgagatTCAGGATCGGAATCCTTTTGTGGAGTACAGCGCAGAGGAGGATGAAgatggagaagaggaagaaggtgagaaagatgaaaatgttGAGGAcggagaagaggaaggaggtGAGGAAGATGAAAATGTTGAAGAcggagaagaggaaggaggtGAGGAAGATGAAAATGATGTTGAGGATGAAGAGGGGGACCTGTCCATGGAAAGCGACTTGGAAGAGCGTCATCCCGAAGCCAAGCTCCCTCATGAGCTCTCCTGGGGCCAGCGCAAGCAGCTCTACTATGACACGGACTATGGGAGTGATGCCCAGGCCAAAGGCAAGCGGACCCAGCAAGAAATCgatgctgaggaggaggaagaggagcaggaggctcaAGTCATCCAGAGACGGTTGGTGCGGGATTTGGGGGAGGATGATTATGGTCTAGACATGATCCAGGGCTACCTGGCTAAGCAGCAGAAAACCCACGATAGCAAGGGGCAGAAAATTGATAAGGATCTGCAGGCCCTTTCCAagaaggagcagctgaagctgctgaagcaggagtccccagagctcctgcagctgatggAGGACTTTGAGGTGAAGCTCATGGAGATAAAGGATGAGTTGCACCCGCTGCTGCAAATGGTCAGAGACGGCACCATCCCCCACGGGAAGGGCAGCCGCTATTTGCAGACCAAGTATCATCTCTACCTGAACTACTGTGCCAATATCAGTTTCTATCTGGTTCTCAAGTCCAAGAGGATGCCAGTTCACAGCCACCCGGTCATCGAGCGGTTGGTGGAGTACAGGAATATCATAAACGACCTTGCTGTTATAGACCAAAAGCTTTCCCCACAGGTCCGGATGCTGCTGAGGAACTACTATgacaagaaggaagagaagCTACGTAAGGGAAACAAGTTTTCGGTGTTTCTCGCCATGAATggcaacaaaaccaaaccaaaacgTGCCTCTGCACCTGTTAATGgcaaggctgctgctgctgctgctgagtcgTCGGATGAGTCAGAGCTGGATGAGGAGGCTGCCCTAAAGTACTACAAGATGATGGAGGAGAAGCTGGCACTCAAGAGGAAGAGAAGTGGAGACGAGGACGTGCCTGAAGAAGCAGCGGTGTCGGAAGGAGAGGATCCCAGTAAGAAGAGAGGGGTGACCTATCAGATGATCAAGAACAAAGGCCTCACACCCAAGAGGAGGAAGATCGACCGCAACCCCCGGGTGAAGCATCGGGAGAAATTCCGGCGAGCCAAAATCCGCCGCAAGGGCCAGGTCCGCGAGGTGCGCAGGGAGCTGCACAGATACGCCGGGGAACTATCTGGCATTCGGGCCGGGGTTAAAAAGAGCAGGAAGCTCAAGTGATGGTCATCTTTTTGTCAGAGCTGCAAGTAGCAGTACTGCATCCAATAAAAAGTTTATACACCATGTTGTGGGGTTTATTCTTAGGGAAACTGGGCATGGGGTGgtatttggttttctttttcagaggaGGCTTTCTAGAAGGTGCTGTCTCCAAGTGGCA from Ammospiza nelsoni isolate bAmmNel1 chromosome 4, bAmmNel1.pri, whole genome shotgun sequence includes the following:
- the UTP3 gene encoding something about silencing protein 10 isoform X2, whose translation is MRTRRGTVLRPRAEPAEPDDDPAEVPGGRAGPEELADDVERFHEEQFRAVMAALDSGDEAGDSEEEEEEEVLGLQLPEDSEEEDEIQDRNPFVEYSAEEDEDGEEEEGEEDENVEDGEEEGGEEDENDVEDEEGDLSMESDLEERHPEAKLPHELSWGQRKQLYYDTDYGSDAQAKGKRTQQEIDAEEEEEEQEAQVIQRRLVRDLGEDDYGLDMIQGYLAKQQKTHDSKGQKIDKDLQALSKKEQLKLLKQESPELLQLMEDFEVKLMEIKDELHPLLQMVRDGTIPHGKGSRYLQTKYHLYLNYCANISFYLVLKSKRMPVHSHPVIERLVEYRNIINDLAVIDQKLSPQVRMLLRNYYDKKEEKLRKGNKFSVFLAMNGNKTKPKRASAPVNGKAAAAAAESSDESELDEEAALKYYKMMEEKLALKRKRSGDEDVPEEAAVSEGEDPSKKRGVTYQMIKNKGLTPKRRKIDRNPRVKHREKFRRAKIRRKGQVREVRRELHRYAGELSGIRAGVKKSRKLK
- the UTP3 gene encoding something about silencing protein 10 isoform X1, whose protein sequence is MRTRRGTVLRPRAEPAEPDDDPAEVPGGRAGPEELADDVERFHEEQFRAVMAALDSGDEAGDSEEEEEEEVLGLQLPEDSEEEDEIQDRNPFVEYSAEEDEDGEEEEGEKDENVEDGEEEGGEEDENVEDGEEEGGEEDENDVEDEEGDLSMESDLEERHPEAKLPHELSWGQRKQLYYDTDYGSDAQAKGKRTQQEIDAEEEEEEQEAQVIQRRLVRDLGEDDYGLDMIQGYLAKQQKTHDSKGQKIDKDLQALSKKEQLKLLKQESPELLQLMEDFEVKLMEIKDELHPLLQMVRDGTIPHGKGSRYLQTKYHLYLNYCANISFYLVLKSKRMPVHSHPVIERLVEYRNIINDLAVIDQKLSPQVRMLLRNYYDKKEEKLRKGNKFSVFLAMNGNKTKPKRASAPVNGKAAAAAAESSDESELDEEAALKYYKMMEEKLALKRKRSGDEDVPEEAAVSEGEDPSKKRGVTYQMIKNKGLTPKRRKIDRNPRVKHREKFRRAKIRRKGQVREVRRELHRYAGELSGIRAGVKKSRKLK